One window from the genome of Malus domestica chromosome 01, GDT2T_hap1 encodes:
- the LOC103423513 gene encoding transcription factor RF2b-like, whose translation MQDPVNPKPDPSSSSQDSQRPRMAPPFQDATPSLPFRGSYHRRAQSEVHFRIPDDLDLLQDPFDGPSGRFEELGGSEEDIFGTYMDMEKLGSKLDDGPSDLKPENAGGSLQSEGGGFGGDMSARPRHRHSNSVDASLDSIEAKKAMAPDKLAELWTVDPKRAKRILANRQSAARSKERKARYISELERKVQTLQTEATTLSAQLTLFQRDTSGLSSENTELKLRVQAMEQQAQLRDALNDALKKELERLKVATGEQLTHIDSYNLGMHHFPYSQSPFFPSQSQTGSRDSQNIHMPQFHQFQPNMSAPHQPMLGSSLSHACLDMSQQDPIGRFQGLDINNRGSHLVRPEGPSISAGESNRRF comes from the exons ATGCAAGATCCGGTCAACCCGAAACCGGATCCGAGCTCCAGCTCTCAGGACTCTCAGCGCCCACGCATGGCGCCGCCGTTTCAGGACGCCACTCCGAGCCTTCCTTTCCGGGGCTCCTACCACCGTCGAGCCCAATCCGAGGTCCATTTCCGGATCCCCGACGACCTGGATCTGCTCCAGGACCCGTTCGACGGCCCGTCCGGCAGATTCGAGGAGCTGGGGGGCTCCGAGGAAGATATCTTCGGCACCTACATGGACATGGAGAAGCTCGGATCCAAACTCGACGACGGGCCCTCCGACCTGAAACCCGAGAATGCCGGCGGTTCCCTGCAGTCGGAGGGCGGCGGGTTTGGTGGAGATATGAGCGCGAGGCCGAGACATCGTCATAGCAACTCCGTGGACGCGTCTTTGGATAGCATAGAGGCTAAGAAGGCCATGGCTCCCGATAAGCTGGCCGAGCTCTGGACCGTCGATCCCAAACGAGCTAAGAG GATTTTGGCAAATCGGCAGTCTGCAGCTCGGTCAAAAGAGAGGAAGGCCCGGTACATATCAGAACTTGAAAGAAAAGTTCAGACGCTACAAACAGAAGCTACTACTCTATCAGCACAGCTCACTTTGTTCCAG AGAGACACATCGGGCTTATCTTCTGAGAACACAGAGCTTAAGCTTCGGGTGCAAGCTATGGAACAACAAGCTCAATTACGTGATG CTCTCAATGATGCACTGAAGAAAGAACTTGAGAGGCTCAAGGTTGCAACTGGAGAACAATTAACACACATTGATTCATACAATCTGGGAATGCACCATTTTCCATATTCGCAGTCCCCCTTCTTTCCCAGTCAGTCACAGACCGGGTCACGGGATTCCCAGAACATTCACATGCCACAGTTCCATCAATTCCAGCCTAATATGTCAGCTCCCCATCAACCTATGCTTGGATCATCCCTGTCACATGCCTGCTTAGATATGTCACAGCAGGATCCTATTGGCCGATTTCAGGGGCTTGACATCAATAACAGAGGTTCTCATCTAGTAAGGCCTGAAGGGCCCTCAATATCTGCCGGCGAAAGTAACAGAAGATTTTAA